The Equus asinus isolate D_3611 breed Donkey chromosome 22, EquAss-T2T_v2, whole genome shotgun sequence genome has a segment encoding these proteins:
- the RARG gene encoding retinoic acid receptor gamma isoform X4, which yields MVPSSPSPPPPPRVYKPCFVCNDKSSGYHYGVSSCEGCKGFFRRSIQKNMVYTCHRDKNCIINKVTRNRCQYCRLQKCFEVGMSKEAVRNDRNKKKKEVKEEGSLDSYELSPQLEELITKVSKAHQETFPSLCQLGKYTTNSSADHRVQLDLGLWDKFSELATKCIIKIVEFAKRLPGFTGLSIADQITLLKAACLDILMLRICTRYTPEQDTMTFSDGLTLNRTQMHNAGFGPLTDLVFAFAGQLLPLEMDDTETGLLSAICLICGDRMDLEEPEKVDKLQEPLLEALRLYARRRRPTQPYMFPRMLMKITDLRGISTKGAERAITLKMEIPGPMPPLIREMLENPEMFEDDSSQPGPHSKASSEDEVPGGQGKRGRSPQPDQDP from the exons ATGGTGCCCAGCTCGCCCTCACCCCCTCCACCTCCTCGTGTCTACAAGCCCTGCTTCGTGTGCAATGACAAGTCCTCTGGCTACCACTATGGGGTCAGCTCTTGTGAAGGCTGCAAG GGCTTCTTCCGCCGCAGCATCCAAAAGAACATGGTGTACACATGTCACCGCGACAAAAACTGTATCATCAACAAGGTGACCCGGAATCGCTGCCAGTACTGCCGACTCCAGAAGTGCTTTGAAGTGGGCATGTCCAAGGAAG CCGTGCGGAATGACcggaacaagaagaagaaagaggtgaAGGAAGAAGGGTCTCTTGACAGCTATGAGCTGAGCCCTCAGTTAGAAGAGCTCATCACCAAGGTCAGCAAAGCCCATCAGGAGACCTTCCCCTCGCTCTGCCAGCTGGGCAAGTACACCACG AACTCCAGTGCAGACCATCGGGTGCAGCTGGATCTGGGGCTGTGGGACAAGTTCAGTGAGCTGGCCACCAAGTGCATCATCAAGATCGTGGAGTTTGCCAAGCGGCTGCCCGGCTTCACAGGGCTCAGCATTGCTGACCAGATCACTCTCCTCAAGGCTGCCTGCCTGGACATCCTG ATGCTGCGGATCTGCACAAGGTACACCCCAGAGCAGGACACCATGACCTTCTCCGATGGGCTGACCCTGAACCGGACCCAGATGCACAACGCTGGCTTCGGGCCCCTCACAGACCTCGTCTTTGCCTTTGCTGGGCAGCTCCTGCCACTGGAGATGGATGACACGGAGACAGGGCTGCTCAGTGCCATCTGCCTCATCTGTGGAG ACCGTATGGACCTGGAGGAACCTGAAAAAGTGGACAAGCTCCAGGAGCCATTGCTGGAAGCCCTGAGGCTATAtgcccggcggcggcggcccaCCCAGCCCTACATGTTCCCAAGGATGCTTATGAAGATCACCGACCTCCGGGGCATCAGCACCAAGG GAGCGGAAAgggccattaccttgaagatgGAGATTCCGGGCCCGATGCCTCCCCTCATCAGAGAGATGCTGGAAAACCCTGAAATGTTTGAGGACGATTCCTCGCAGCCTGGTCCCCACTCCAAGGCCTCTAGCGAGGATGAGGTTCCTGGGGGCCAGGGCAAAAGGGGCCGCAGCCCCCAGCCTGACCAGGACCCCTGA